A window of Mycolicibacterium madagascariense genomic DNA:
ACACCCGCGCTGAGATCACCCGCCAGAAGATCATGGATTCGGCGGCCGGCCACTTCGCCCGCCGGGCGTTCGCCTCGGTCAGCGTCGACGAGGTCATCGCCGACACCGACGTCTCCAAGGGCGCGCTGTACTTCCACTTCCAGTCCAAGCACGCGCTGGCGCGGGCCCTCGTCGAACACCACGCCGCCGCCGTGCGCGCAGGAACGATGGAATTGCTCGCACACGGCGGCTCCGGGCTGGAGACGATGGTCGAAATCACGTTCATGGTCGCGACCCTCGACGTCTGCGACGTCTATGCCCGCGCGTCGGCGAACCTCGAGAGCGAGGTGCGCAGGCCCGGCGAGCACGGCACCGGACCGGTCGACGAGTGGGTCAAGGGTTCGATCACGGTGCTGGAGCAGGCGATCGCCGACGGCGACGTGCGCGCCGACTGCGACCCCGAGGT
This region includes:
- a CDS encoding TetR/AcrR family transcriptional regulator yields the protein MINQDADTRAEITRQKIMDSAAGHFARRAFASVSVDEVIADTDVSKGALYFHFQSKHALARALVEHHAAAVRAGTMELLAHGGSGLETMVEITFMVATLDVCDVYARASANLESEVRRPGEHGTGPVDEWVKGSITVLEQAIADGDVRADCDPEVLAHVLVGHYVGMRQVSDLDDAPSFLTNVRDSWCTTLPGFASPDRLDYLLQFTTRRAAAAIRSIARG